In Pseudoalteromonas sp. NC201, a single window of DNA contains:
- a CDS encoding type I polyketide synthase, which translates to MKSTEELKEYYQDDIAVISMAGRFPGANSVEEFWHNLENGVESVRFFSQEELLNLGVDPALLENPNFVGAEGVLEGVENFDAEFFGFSPREAELLDPQHRIFLEVIWELLERAGYGAEEGDNIIGVYSGAGASSYLSRNLLSHQDYVRDVGTFKVSLSTGQDFVSTRASYKLGLSGPSININTLCSSSAVAVHYAREALLAYQCDIAVAGGVTISNSREDALFYQEGGIGSFDGHCRAFDARAAGTVAGNGIALVALKRMEDALEDGDQILGVLKSSAINNDGGDKASYTAPSPEGQSRCITEALESAEIDPATISYIEAHGTGTNLGDPIEVSGLTRAFQRYTDKKQFCGIGSVKTNIGHLVSAGGVASMIKTLKGMEHHKIPASLNFEQPNPKIDFANSPFFVVDKTIPWEPSAGDKLRAGISSFGIGGTNAHLIVEEAPELPKSDSASGLHLIVLSAKTASSLVKTKENLLEHLKCCPELNIADVAYTLQVGRRNFKHKFVTVVSSIDELKNKLTGDDKRFTIHSAQNKTERDICFMFPGQGSQYVGMAKALYENEAEFKKHLDQCFELIHTHCSLSLKELLFCENSTAASTQLKQTQNAQLSLFSVSYALAKLLISWDVKPQSMIGHSIGEYVAACLSGVFTLENAIRLVAKRGELMAGMPHGKMLSIPIAASEVSNWVREGVWHCVQNSEHSQVLGGQPEAVDALLAELNAAGIEASLLHTSHAFHSGMMAAALQPFIEFASTIPMNKPTIPFISNVSGDWAEEEVCSPEYWAKHLRQTVKFNDGLETLWSEDTSRVYVEVGPGTTLRSFIKTLSNNQAHVASTLPKPAEQELTLESIAFTRAEIWAAGITLPFEEYYSTQKRHRVRLPTYAFEPKRYWIEPAATGKQLFKPDLILTKDSDMPSTTKPLVEGALRWELKAVEQHTTLSDAQLAAIKAMQQGVTEQLATILGSSMDVKGEGLELKFANIESQIDGSSDDLALASNHSRPSFAPDYVEPRTELESLLAQQWQEVLGYSPVGIEDNFFEMGGHSLMAAALVTKMRKQFEFEIPLQELLQLPTISALSELIETRVWLLEQENSEADTTEPVEVLEL; encoded by the coding sequence ATGAAATCAACAGAAGAATTAAAAGAATATTATCAGGATGACATTGCCGTTATTTCAATGGCTGGTCGCTTCCCCGGTGCAAACAGTGTCGAAGAGTTTTGGCATAACCTTGAAAATGGTGTCGAGTCAGTCAGGTTTTTTAGTCAAGAAGAGCTATTGAACTTAGGGGTTGATCCTGCACTTTTAGAAAACCCGAACTTTGTTGGTGCTGAGGGGGTACTTGAAGGCGTAGAGAATTTTGATGCTGAATTCTTTGGTTTCTCGCCTAGAGAAGCTGAATTGTTAGACCCACAGCATCGGATCTTCCTTGAGGTAATTTGGGAGCTGTTAGAAAGAGCGGGTTATGGTGCTGAAGAAGGCGACAACATCATTGGTGTTTATAGTGGAGCCGGTGCTAGTTCCTATCTGTCGAGAAACTTATTATCACACCAAGACTATGTAAGGGACGTTGGGACCTTTAAAGTCTCTCTCTCAACGGGACAAGACTTTGTCTCGACAAGAGCAAGCTACAAGCTTGGCTTATCTGGACCTAGTATCAATATTAATACTTTATGTTCGTCTTCAGCTGTTGCTGTTCACTATGCGAGGGAAGCGTTGCTTGCATATCAATGTGACATTGCGGTAGCTGGAGGAGTTACAATATCAAACTCAAGAGAAGATGCTTTATTTTACCAAGAGGGCGGCATAGGGTCCTTTGATGGTCACTGTAGAGCCTTCGATGCGAGGGCTGCCGGTACAGTTGCTGGGAATGGTATTGCGCTTGTTGCTTTGAAACGCATGGAAGATGCACTAGAAGATGGCGATCAGATCCTTGGCGTACTAAAGAGCAGTGCAATTAATAACGATGGCGGGGACAAAGCAAGTTATACCGCGCCAAGCCCTGAAGGGCAATCGAGGTGTATTACAGAAGCTCTTGAAAGCGCAGAGATAGATCCTGCGACGATTAGCTATATAGAAGCACATGGAACAGGTACTAACTTGGGGGATCCGATAGAAGTATCTGGTTTGACTAGAGCATTTCAACGCTATACGGATAAAAAGCAATTCTGTGGCATTGGTTCTGTGAAAACAAATATTGGGCACCTCGTATCAGCGGGGGGAGTTGCCAGTATGATAAAGACGTTGAAGGGGATGGAGCATCACAAGATACCTGCAAGTCTAAACTTTGAACAACCTAATCCAAAAATTGATTTTGCTAATAGCCCATTTTTCGTTGTTGATAAAACGATCCCGTGGGAACCAAGTGCAGGTGACAAGTTAAGAGCTGGTATTAGTTCATTTGGCATTGGTGGAACGAATGCACATTTAATCGTAGAAGAAGCGCCTGAGTTACCTAAGTCTGATTCAGCTAGTGGACTTCATCTAATCGTGTTGTCTGCAAAAACAGCATCCTCATTAGTAAAAACGAAAGAAAACCTGCTTGAGCACTTGAAGTGCTGCCCAGAGCTAAATATTGCTGACGTTGCTTACACGTTACAAGTCGGTAGGAGAAATTTTAAACACAAGTTTGTCACTGTTGTCAGTTCAATAGATGAATTAAAGAATAAGCTGACAGGAGACGACAAGCGATTCACGATCCATAGTGCCCAGAACAAAACAGAGCGAGATATTTGTTTTATGTTCCCCGGTCAAGGTAGTCAGTATGTCGGTATGGCGAAAGCTTTATATGAAAATGAAGCTGAGTTCAAAAAGCATTTAGATCAGTGCTTTGAATTAATACACACGCATTGCTCTTTGTCCTTAAAAGAACTTTTGTTTTGTGAGAATTCAACTGCTGCCAGTACACAACTTAAACAAACTCAGAATGCTCAATTAAGTTTATTTAGTGTTAGTTATGCACTAGCTAAACTGCTAATAAGTTGGGATGTAAAACCACAAAGCATGATTGGTCACAGTATCGGTGAGTATGTGGCAGCGTGTTTGTCCGGTGTATTTACTCTGGAAAATGCAATAAGACTCGTTGCAAAGCGTGGTGAGCTCATGGCGGGTATGCCACATGGCAAAATGTTGTCGATTCCAATCGCTGCAAGTGAAGTGTCTAACTGGGTAAGAGAGGGAGTTTGGCATTGCGTTCAAAATAGCGAACATTCACAGGTTTTGGGAGGGCAGCCTGAAGCAGTTGACGCTTTATTAGCTGAACTAAATGCAGCAGGAATTGAAGCTTCTCTGCTACATACATCTCATGCGTTTCACAGCGGGATGATGGCTGCTGCACTTCAGCCATTCATAGAGTTTGCAAGCACAATACCGATGAATAAACCAACTATCCCGTTTATCTCAAATGTATCGGGTGATTGGGCTGAGGAAGAAGTTTGCAGCCCAGAATATTGGGCTAAACACCTGCGTCAAACTGTGAAATTTAATGATGGCTTAGAGACATTATGGTCTGAGGATACTAGCCGTGTGTACGTTGAAGTTGGCCCAGGGACTACCTTACGATCATTTATAAAGACGTTGAGCAATAACCAAGCTCATGTTGCAAGTACATTACCTAAACCTGCAGAGCAAGAGTTGACTCTGGAAAGTATCGCATTTACGCGTGCTGAAATATGGGCAGCGGGGATCACACTACCTTTTGAAGAGTATTATTCTACGCAAAAGCGCCACAGAGTTCGTCTTCCTACCTATGCATTTGAGCCAAAAAGATATTGGATTGAACCTGCAGCAACAGGTAAGCAGTTATTTAAACCTGATTTAATTTTAACGAAAGATTCTGATATGCCCAGCACCACAAAACCGCTTGTAGAGGGGGCATTACGTTGGGAGTTAAAAGCGGTTGAACAACATACGACGTTGTCAGACGCACAATTGGCAGCTATCAAGGCGATGCAACAAGGTGTTACAGAGCAGCTTGCGACTATTCTTGGTAGTAGTATGGATGTCAAAGGTGAAGGCTTAGAGTTAAAGTTTGCAAATATAGAGTCTCAAATTGATGGTAGTAGTGATGACCTTGCATTGGCTTCCAATCATAGCCGTCCAAGTTTTGCGCCTGATTATGTTGAACCAAGAACGGAGCTTGAATCACTACTAGCGCAGCAATGGCAAGAAGTTTTGGGGTATAGCCCAGTTGGAATAGAAGATAATTTCTTTGAAATGGGTGGGCATAGCTTAATGGCGGCTGCCTTAGTAACCAAAATGCGCAAGCAGTTTGAATTTGAGATACCACTTCAGGAATTATTGCAATTACCAACTATTTCTGCACTTTCCGAATTAATTGAAACTCGGGTGTGGTTACTTGAGCAAGAAAATAGTGAGGCCGATACGACTGAACCTGTTGAGGTGCTTGAACTATGA
- a CDS encoding non-ribosomal peptide synthetase: MNVEALLQELRAHHVKLNIKGDKLVCELPKTGIPDSLKTTLISNKEALKSFLNKLYKDNKKRHTIQKVDKACEIPLSFSQQSLYLAQKFASGNEYYNSHFLFDISGEIDFSCFQLAVRKLIERHEILRTCYGENLGMPFQFVMPMESIDMTKICELVSVVHKNDEEIEAQIRTSINIYFDLERDAPIRVKLFRTKERYLVLFVIHHIATDGFSGGVCSKELCQLYLHAVEKSDESLAPLDIQYADYAFWQRSPEWMEMQNEGIEYWLERLEGAPKVNQLPYDFPRPRQLDYSGRTQQFKLDSLKLAKLKKLAAREETTLFMLLHGLLGVLIAKVSGQYDNTIGAPIANRLNPQLESLIGFFVNTLPTRVQIDAKQSLIDILRQNKTNLLNDFSHQEVPIDVLISERAGERLVGGSNLFQVLFVMQNTPEMMLEFADTKMELKNFDAHTVRFDIELHITELNDELNISWMYATALFKEETIKSLHDSFILLIDTFLNNPEINCSDFSIVNKKQQIQLEKLQTKEAVPLAGASVQEAFESTARDYPESIALVDKEETISYGSLNAQANKLAHYLIETENVKPGDLVAFLVPRGIDQIITLMAILKAGAGYIPIDEALPLERIDQILQNYPNSLLIYGACSQACISEHNNKRQLSSLILSNYPVTNPVLEVGLLESPCYVLHTSGSTGKPKAVQMSHKALLNLIVTIGVAQPLLTKQPTWLQYASIGFDMSFTDIFMALSNHGKLVLTRRECMSDLDYLSKTIVDHDVSVLNLPHSMLHILLSYWVESHVNPAQLNCVISTAEQLKITPAIRKFFSRNNRIQLVNHYGPTETHVVTALNLSKVPETWADIPNIGSPIANVSCLVLDEFGYQVPVGAMGELYITGACLADQYLGEPELTKEKFTELPHYPHLGERFYRTGDLVRWTSNGNLEYLGRSDQQVKLRGFRVELSEVETTLALHPDVDMASVKCDEFNGDSKLIAYFTVKGRTPSQTELNEFLLSKLPYYMCPSLFIEVTSFTFNINGKVDKNALPKADFSVLESHYSEPETPTEYRLQGAWQSLLNVEKVGRNDNFFNLGGHSLLASQLSAGIQQETGIKLSVKTIMEAPILREQARLFDELNYLQNVESLKAGQTIKEEGVL, translated from the coding sequence ATGAATGTTGAGGCACTTTTACAAGAGCTTCGGGCTCATCACGTTAAATTAAATATCAAAGGTGACAAGCTGGTTTGTGAATTACCAAAAACGGGAATTCCTGATAGCCTGAAGACGACACTGATAAGTAATAAAGAAGCGTTGAAGTCGTTTTTAAATAAGCTTTATAAAGATAATAAGAAACGCCACACGATTCAAAAGGTCGATAAAGCTTGTGAAATACCACTGTCATTTTCACAGCAAAGCTTGTACTTAGCGCAAAAGTTTGCGTCAGGCAACGAGTATTACAACAGTCACTTCTTATTCGATATTAGTGGTGAGATTGATTTTTCCTGCTTTCAACTTGCTGTGCGCAAGTTGATAGAGCGGCATGAAATATTGCGGACTTGTTATGGCGAAAATTTAGGAATGCCGTTTCAGTTTGTAATGCCAATGGAAAGTATCGACATGACAAAAATCTGCGAGCTTGTTTCCGTGGTTCATAAAAACGATGAAGAAATAGAAGCGCAGATCAGAACAAGTATAAATATCTATTTTGATTTGGAACGTGATGCTCCTATCAGAGTTAAATTATTTAGAACGAAAGAAAGATATTTAGTGTTGTTTGTTATACACCACATCGCAACAGATGGATTTTCCGGTGGTGTTTGTAGTAAAGAGCTATGTCAATTGTATCTTCATGCGGTTGAGAAATCAGATGAGAGTTTGGCTCCATTAGATATTCAGTATGCAGATTATGCATTTTGGCAGCGTTCCCCTGAATGGATGGAAATGCAAAATGAAGGGATTGAATATTGGCTTGAAAGGCTAGAGGGTGCGCCAAAAGTAAATCAACTTCCATATGATTTTCCACGCCCACGTCAGTTGGATTATAGCGGTAGGACACAGCAGTTTAAGCTTGATTCCCTGAAGCTGGCTAAACTGAAAAAACTTGCTGCACGAGAAGAGACAACCTTGTTCATGCTGTTACATGGCCTGCTTGGTGTGCTAATCGCTAAAGTGAGTGGTCAATACGACAACACTATAGGTGCACCCATTGCAAATAGGCTGAATCCTCAGCTGGAGTCATTAATAGGCTTTTTTGTTAATACCTTACCAACAAGAGTACAAATTGATGCTAAACAAAGCTTAATTGATATTCTTCGACAGAATAAAACTAATCTATTGAATGACTTTTCGCATCAAGAAGTGCCAATCGATGTGCTTATTTCTGAAAGGGCGGGAGAGCGCTTGGTAGGCGGTTCAAATCTATTTCAGGTGCTATTTGTGATGCAAAACACGCCTGAGATGATGCTTGAGTTCGCTGACACAAAAATGGAGCTGAAAAACTTTGATGCCCATACTGTGCGATTTGATATAGAGCTTCACATCACGGAGCTTAATGATGAGCTCAATATTAGTTGGATGTATGCAACAGCACTTTTTAAAGAAGAAACGATTAAGAGTTTGCATGACAGCTTCATACTGCTCATTGATACCTTTTTAAATAATCCCGAAATAAATTGTTCAGATTTCTCGATAGTTAATAAGAAGCAACAAATACAGCTAGAGAAATTACAGACGAAAGAAGCGGTTCCTCTTGCTGGTGCCTCTGTGCAAGAAGCATTTGAGAGCACGGCTAGAGATTACCCAGAGAGTATCGCGTTAGTTGATAAAGAAGAGACAATTAGCTATGGCAGTTTAAACGCGCAAGCGAATAAATTAGCCCATTACTTAATTGAGACTGAGAATGTTAAACCTGGTGATTTAGTGGCATTTTTAGTTCCGAGGGGCATAGATCAAATCATAACGTTGATGGCCATATTGAAAGCGGGTGCAGGCTATATTCCAATCGACGAAGCATTACCTTTAGAGCGTATTGATCAGATATTACAAAATTACCCAAATAGCTTGTTGATATATGGAGCCTGCTCTCAGGCGTGCATCAGTGAGCACAATAATAAAAGGCAACTGTCATCGCTAATTTTGAGTAATTACCCAGTTACTAATCCGGTGCTCGAAGTGGGGCTACTAGAGTCGCCCTGCTATGTCTTACACACCTCAGGCTCTACAGGTAAGCCAAAAGCGGTACAGATGTCACATAAAGCGCTGTTGAATTTGATTGTGACCATTGGGGTTGCTCAACCTCTTTTAACGAAACAGCCTACTTGGTTGCAATACGCATCAATCGGTTTTGATATGAGCTTTACTGATATTTTTATGGCACTTAGTAACCATGGTAAGTTGGTACTAACTCGTCGAGAGTGTATGAGTGACCTAGACTATCTTAGTAAAACGATTGTGGATCATGATGTCAGCGTTTTAAATTTGCCACACTCAATGCTGCACATTTTATTGAGTTATTGGGTAGAAAGTCACGTCAATCCAGCGCAACTGAATTGTGTGATATCTACGGCTGAGCAACTAAAAATAACTCCAGCGATCAGAAAGTTCTTTTCACGCAATAATCGAATACAACTTGTTAATCATTATGGTCCTACAGAGACACACGTTGTGACTGCATTAAATCTCTCAAAAGTACCAGAGACTTGGGCTGATATACCTAATATTGGGTCGCCAATAGCGAATGTGAGCTGCTTGGTACTTGACGAGTTTGGCTATCAAGTACCTGTAGGCGCTATGGGGGAGTTGTATATCACAGGTGCATGCTTGGCCGATCAGTATCTCGGAGAGCCTGAGCTGACGAAGGAAAAGTTTACTGAGCTACCTCATTATCCTCATTTGGGTGAGCGATTTTATCGTACGGGAGATTTGGTTCGTTGGACGTCAAATGGCAACTTAGAGTATTTAGGTAGAAGCGACCAACAGGTGAAACTGAGAGGCTTCCGAGTTGAACTAAGTGAAGTGGAGACTACCTTAGCATTGCATCCAGACGTAGATATGGCATCCGTAAAATGTGATGAATTCAACGGAGATAGCAAGCTAATTGCTTACTTTACTGTAAAGGGAAGAACACCTTCACAAACTGAGCTAAATGAATTTTTGCTTTCCAAGCTACCTTACTACATGTGTCCAAGCTTATTTATCGAAGTCACTTCATTTACATTTAATATCAACGGAAAAGTAGACAAAAATGCGTTGCCTAAGGCTGATTTCTCGGTACTAGAAAGTCACTATAGTGAACCTGAAACTCCGACAGAGTACCGCCTTCAAGGTGCGTGGCAATCATTGCTCAATGTTGAGAAAGTAGGCCGTAATGATAACTTCTTTAACTTAGGTGGGCACTCGTTACTTGCATCACAACTCTCTGCTGGGATCCAGCAAGAAACCGGCATAAAACTATCAGTAAAAACGATTATGGAAGCCCCTATTTTGAGGGAGCAAGCGCGCTTATTCGATGAGCTAAATTATTTGCAGAATGTTGAGAGCCTAAAGGCTGGACAAACAATCAAGGAGGAGGGGGTGCTATGA
- a CDS encoding phytanoyl-CoA dioxygenase family protein: protein MKELKLSLENYLHEGVVKLEGVFSQNDIETLEMHLRDHIGVEKRGVVYEQDGVTVRGIHGIHLYHEFFSTLVKQEKLLGIVRKTLGDNCYVHQSKVNVKKKGVGEFWPWHQDFVFWHNNDHIEKEELVNIAIFLDDVDFISGPLWFIPNSHTQGNLCQNITLEAQPDKSWSNDVASALTFQVPIEEVDKQIQMNGVAPAIGKKGDVIVFHPQTIHGSPNNLGPTDRRLLILTYNKVSNVSKSLSSRPEFLCSPVTY from the coding sequence ATGAAAGAACTTAAACTATCACTAGAAAATTATCTACATGAAGGCGTGGTTAAGTTAGAGGGCGTGTTTTCTCAAAACGATATTGAGACCTTAGAAATGCACCTTCGAGATCATATTGGTGTTGAAAAACGGGGGGTTGTCTATGAGCAAGATGGAGTTACGGTACGCGGCATTCATGGTATTCACTTGTACCATGAGTTTTTCTCCACATTAGTAAAACAGGAAAAATTACTTGGTATCGTTCGGAAAACCCTAGGTGACAACTGCTATGTGCATCAATCCAAAGTAAATGTTAAGAAAAAAGGGGTTGGGGAATTCTGGCCATGGCATCAAGATTTTGTGTTTTGGCATAATAATGACCATATAGAGAAAGAAGAACTAGTCAATATCGCCATATTTCTCGATGATGTGGACTTTATTTCTGGTCCTTTGTGGTTTATTCCAAACTCGCATACGCAAGGGAACCTCTGCCAAAATATAACGCTTGAAGCTCAGCCTGATAAATCATGGTCGAATGATGTGGCTTCAGCGCTTACTTTCCAAGTGCCAATTGAAGAAGTTGACAAGCAAATTCAGATGAATGGTGTTGCTCCCGCAATAGGTAAAAAAGGCGATGTCATCGTTTTCCACCCACAAACTATTCATGGTAGCCCTAATAACTTAGGGCCAACGGATAGACGGTTGCTTATTCTGACCTACAACAAAGTGAGTAACGTAAGCAAGTCTCTTTCAAGCCGGCCTGAGTTTTTGTGCTCACCAGTCACTTATTAA